The Bernardetia sp. ABR2-2B DNA window ATAAGAGTTGTAAAGTGGAGTTCCATCTTTTTTGAGATGAATAAAACCTCTTTCCGTTTGCAATCCAATAACCCCATTTTCAAAGCCATTTTTATAGTTACCTACTGCTTTTACGCTTCTATACGGCAGCCTTGAAATTCGTTTTCCTGTTTTATCTATCAAAAAGACTTCTCCAACAGCCATTCCTTCTCCAAAATCAGACCCAGAAGTATAAGCTGACTTGATAACTACTTCGCCTTTTTCATCGATATACGACCACTTTGTACCTGCTCTTGACAAATCTACTTTTGCCATATTATCCGAAAATGGAAAGGCTTTGTAATACTGAAAATCAATTACTTTTTTGCCGTTTTCATCTAAATAACCAAAAAGTTGTTTGTCTCTTGATTTATGATTTTGCTGAACGGCTATTTTTCCTTCTGATAAGATTCCGATTTCTAAATAATCCGTTTCTAAAATAGTATTTCCTTTATTGTCTATTATTCCATAAAGAAGTTGCTTCGGATTTTTTGGATTTTTTATTCCTACTTTTGCCCAAGAAGTCTTGCCTACTTTTCCAAATTCTTCAATAAAATCATAAGAAGGATTTACTAAAAAAGTTTCTGCGTTTGTATCTGTTTTGATTCCAAACTTGCCTCCTTGTTTTACAATGATTAAATTTTTATTTGGATTATCTTCTAAGAAATTTCCCTTTTTATCTAAATAAGAAACGACAGAAGAATCTAAGAATACTTCAATGAGAGCCTTTTTTGTATTCGGTTTCTGTAAATATTTGACAGACGAATAACGAATCGGAACGACTGTTTTGCCAAAAGGATTAATTACTCCCCATTTGTTGTTTTGTTTGACAAAAGAAAGCGTATCATTTCTATTATCCATTCCTATAAAATCGTATTCAAAAGGAATAATAGTGTTGTTGTGTCGGTCTATTGTTCCGTATTTTCGATTTCCTTTTTGAGCGACGGTTACAGCATCTTTTACATCATAAATTCCATAAAAATTATTGACCTTCGAAAACTCTAAAGGCAGAATTTGTTTTCCTTCGTGATTAATATAACCAATTAAATTATTTTTTTTGACTTCTGAAATACCTGTTTTTGAATAATAAACTTCTGAAAAATTGTTTTCAATATTATCATACAAAGGCTCAACAATAATTTTTCCTGTTTTGTCTGCATAACCAACTTTATTATTTTGTTCTATCAAAACAAGGTCTTGACTTTGAGCTGTATTGGTTTCAAAAATATTATCTTCAATGAAGCTGTACTTTTGTTCTAAAATCCAGTCGCCATTTGTTTTGATAATTCCGTTTTGTTTGTAATAGGCATTTTTAGTTCCATAGCCGTCTTCTTCAATGTAGCGACCAGAACTCACTTTTGCCATTCCATTTCTGATTTCATTTATAAAATCTGCTTTTATAGAAGGCTCTAAAATTATTTTAGGAGCATTGTTTTGTATGGATAGAAATCCCCACAAATTATTTTTTCTGATAATAGCTGTGTTTTCAGAAAATGTACTGATATACTGATATTCAAAAGGTAAAAGAGGTTTGTTTTGTGTGTTTACGATGCCCCACTTTCCATCTTTTCTAGCTCTGATGATTCCACTTTCTATACTCAATCGTTCATATTGTGGCTCAATAATTAGTTGCCCTTTATTATTCGTTACTCCTACTTTTTTATCTTTTACGATGAGTGCCATTCCGTTTTCAAAACTTCCTATGTAATCATATTCTGGAATGAGAAGCGTTTTGCCTTCCTTATCAATGAGTTTGAAATGTTCGCCAATCTTTACTTTCGCTGTTCCGTTTTCAAAAGGAAATATAAATGAATAGGTTGGAGGCAAAATAACTTGACCTTTTTCGTCCATCAATCCATATTTTCCACCTGCTTTTATTGGCAAACGATTTTCAGAAAAATAAGTCATTGAGTCAATCGTCTGTCCTGCAATTTCTGTAACTAACAGACCTGCCTTTGTAAGAATGGCATTTTCTTTTGTGCTATCTGCATACGCTCGTGCTACATCTGCCGTTCTGAAATCTTCTAATTGAGCATAAAAAAGTTTGTTTTGACTGATGAGTTTTCCGTTTTTGTGGTCAATCAGTGCAGCAGCCGAAAGACTTCCATTTACATTATTTCTTCCTAGCGTAAAACCTGCAATCGGCTCAACTGAAATGACATCAAAACCTTCTTTGAAAGCTGGTTCACGTTTTTTGTTGAGTAAGTGCCATTTTTTTGTGTTCGGATTCTGAAACCAACGATAATCTGTTGAAAGTCGATTGGCAAGTTGTGCCGTAAATACTTCTGGCTTATCTAGTTTAGCATAATTAGAAGATAAGGCTTGGAAAGAAGGAAAAACAGTTTCTTTCTTTTTTATAGTAAAATTATTGGCTGTACTAAATTCTAAAACCGTTATTTTTTCGTTTTGATAGGCAAAAACGATGGCTTCACCTTTCTTTTTTACAAAAATATCAATTCCTGTATAAATTGGATTCAAAATTAATTTTCCATCCTTATCAATAATTCCGTCGCCTTTTGGTGTCGTTACTTTTGTAAACGGAGAATATTCTGTAAAATCATAAACCAAATCAAAATTTTGTTTTAAAACGACTTTTCCATTTGTATCTAAAATTGACCATTTATTACTCTCATTTTTTCCTACGAAGAGAACGTTTTGAAGATTATAAATTTGAGAATAGGTAGGTTGTAAAATAAAGTTGGCTTTGTTGTCCATTACACCACATTTACTATCCTTACAAGCTGTAATTCGTATTTGTTTTTTATTCTTATTTATATCAATTTCCACCACTTCAAAAAATGAATATTCGGCTTCTGTGATTGCTTTTTTTGCTTTCAAATCAAATAATAACCAGTCTGCTGTTGGAGCTTTCAAAGCCAAATAATCCATCGAAAGTGCCACAATAGAAGCGTATTTTGGCTCAACAACTACATTTCCATCTGTATCAGCCACTCCCAACGGACGACCTGCCCCAAAACTAACATAACCATTCGGTAAAAGCGTGATATTGTAAAGCTGTTTTTGAGCTAAGGTTTCATCTTGGAGATTGGGTAAAAACTCTTCTTTTCTTTTTTTTGCAAGAATGACATTACTTTGAATTTTTATATTCGGACTACTCAAAAAATAAGCTGTATCAATACTTTCTATCAAGTTTTTTGCATTCGGACTTATCAAATCATATTTCTTTGTTTCATTTTTATAACCCAAAGCGTATGAATTTCGCATTCTCAAAACTCTATCAAAAACGGCTTCTGTCTTTCCTCCGTTTTTACTCAAAAAAGTATATTTGTTTTCTTGATTTGCTCCTTTGCTTTTATAAGCAATAAGAAGTGAATCAATTACCTTTATTTCAGTAGCATTTTCAGTAAATGATAACAGCTCTTTTCCATTTTCATCTGTTGCAATCCAGTTATCATTCTTTTTTAAAAGCAAATAATTAAACTCTCCTACTTCTACAAAATCATATTCAAGAGGAATGATTTTTTTTGAATTTTGGTCAATAATACCCCATTTTCCGTCTTTTTGGACAGGAAGGCGAGTGATTTCTTGAGCAAAAGAAGGAAAAAATAGAGTGAAAGATAAAATAAGTAGGAATAGAAAACGCATAGTTTGAAAGGGTTAAGTTGGTGTTTTTTTATTCTTTTATGAAAATGAAACGAGTGAATATACAATAAATTGCATAAAAAAAATATCAAAATATGTAGCTTACTCTTTAGAGTGAGTAAAATATACCGAAGACTTTAATCTTCAAAATAAGTGAAATTTGAAAATAGTGTGTTTTTTTGAGAAGGCTAAAGCCTACTTTACAAGCTGACACATACTACATTGTCTATGCTGTATTTTTTATACAAAAAGAATATATTTTATCTATATTTACAAAACAATAAAATACTATTCACTCATTTACTGATTACTGATAACTGAACATGTCTGTACAACTCATTCGCCATTATCAAAGAGAACTTAGCAAAGCAAAAGATTTGGGAGTTAGAAATGAAATGGGGCTAAAACGTCCGTTTTCAAATCTTTTGTATGCTTTATGTCAGACCAAAAATCTAACGTTGGTAGAAGAAATTAGTATTAAAAATGCTGAAGGCAAAACGATTCGTCCAGACGGAATTGTGAAAGGTGTAAATAGACTAGACTGGGGCTACTGGGAATCTAAAGACGAAGCAGACGACATAGAAGACGAAATAAAAAAGAAATTTGCCAAAGGTTATCCCAACGATAATATCATTTTTGAAGATACCAATCAAGCCATTTTATACCAAAATGGAAAACGTGTCGCTACGGCTGCTATGCAAGACGAAGGCAAGGATTTGTATTCACTTTTGCAGCAATTTGTCAGTTTTGAAAGACCTGAATATACGCTTTTCAGACAAGCCTTAGAAGATTTTAAAGTAGATATTCCTCCCATTATAAAGGAACTTCGTGCGCTGATGGACGAAGAAGCCAAGACAAATACTGATTTTGTAAAGGCAAGAAATAAATTTTTACAAATCTGTCAGGATAGTATTAATCCAGAGATTACTAAAAAAGATGTTCGTGAAATGCTCGTGCAGCATATTCTGACACAAGATATTTTCAATACCATTTTTGATGAAGCTGATTTTCATCGTTCCAATAATATTGCTTCCGAATTGGGAAATGTCTTGAAAACTTTTTTCACAAAGAATATCAAGAAGAATTTTTATCCCAAAATCCGAAATTATTATAGCACCATCAAAACCGTCGCTGCAAGAATAGAAGATGTTAGGGAAAAACAAACGTTTTTGAAGGTCATTTATGAAGATTTTTATAAAGCCTACAATCCGAAAGGAGCTGACCGTTTGGGAATTGTCTATACGCCTAACGAAATTGTACGTTTTATGATTGAGAGTACAGACCATCTTTTGTATGAGCATTTTGGAAAAGAACTTTTGAGCGAAGGCGTAGAAATTCTTGACCCAGCCACAGGAACAGGAACATTTATTACCGATTTGATAGATTATTTTCCTTCTTCGAAAAAGGAACAGATTAGACACAAATACCAAAACGAACTCCACGCCAACGAAGTCAGTATTTTGCCGTATTATATTGCCAATCTAAATATTGAATATGCCTACCAACAGAAAACAGGAGAGTACAAAGAATTTGAAAACCTTGTCTTTGTAGATACGCTAGATAATATGGGTTTTGGCTTTACAGGAAAACAAAATGAACTTTTTACAAGTCTTTCGGCTGAAAACCTAGAGCGTATCAAGAAACAAAACAGCAAAAAAATATCGGTCATTATTGGAAACCCTCCCTACAATGCCAACCAACAAAACGAAAACGACAACAATAAAAACAGAACCTATCCAGAAATAGACAAACGCATAAAAGCAACTTATATAAAGGAAAGTACGGCGCAGAAAACGAAAGTTTATGATATGTATTCTCGTTTTTATCGTTGGGCAATGGATAGGCTAGGAGAGGAAGGAATTATTGCTTTTGTTACTAATCGTAGTTTTATTGATAGCAGAACTTTTGATGGTTTCCGAAAATGTATTAAAGAGGAATTTGACCATGTTTATATTGTAGATACAAAATCAGATGTACGAGCAAATCCAAAAATTGCAGGAACGACACATAATGTGTTTGGTATTCAGACAGGTGTAGCCATCATGTTTTTGATAAGAAAAAAGTAAAAAGACTTTGATACTTATTTTCACTCGGTCAGACCTACGGTACAGACCGAATGAAAATAGAAGATAGAACAAAATATATTTTGCATTTTTGCCAAGTCTGTACCGTAGGTCTGACTTGGCAAAAATATCATTTCAAAATTTCATAAATAAAACTATTTATAAAAATGCACTTTGAATCTGAAACACTTTATCATATTTATAATCAAGGAAATAATCAAGAAACTATTTTTTTAGAAAAAGCTGATTACGTCGTTTTTTTATATAAAATCAAAGAAAGGATAGCTCCCTTTTGTCAGATTATAAATTATTGCTTAATGCCAAATCATTATCATTTTATAATAAATGCAACTGAAGAATCAAGTGAATTAATAAAATTAGGAGGAATAAATATCAATAAACTAACCAATGGTTTTAGATTACTCAATAGTTTGTATGCCAACCAATTTAATGAAAAGTACAAGCGTTCAGGCTCTCTATTTCGTCAAAAAACAAAAGCTAAAAGTTTAGAATATTCTCACAAAGATTATCCTTTTATTTGCTTTAATTATGTTCATCAAAATCCTATTAAAGCAGGGTTATGCGAAAAAATGGAAGACTGGGAATTTAGTTCTTTTCGTGATTACTGGGGTGTCAGAAATGGAAAGTTAATAAATAAAGAATTTGCTTTTGAGTTGATTGATATAAGTGAAAACAAAGAGATTTTTTATGAAGATTCTTATTGCAATATTCTTGATGATGATATTAAAGAGCTATACTTATAAAAATAAACTATTACCGTTAAGAATTAGAAATGCTTATTTTCAATAGGTCAGACCCTCGGTACAGACCTGTTGAAAATAGAGGATAAAATAAAATATGTTTTGCATTTTTACTAAGTCTGTATCATAGGTCTGACTTGGCAAAAATAAACTATTACCATTAAGAATTAGAAATGCTTATTTTCAATAGGTCAGACCTTCGGTACAGACCTGTTGAAAATAGAGGATAAAATAAAATATGTTTTGCATTTTTACTAAGCCTGTATCATAGGTCTGACTTAGTAAAAATAAGCTGTTTAAAATAAAAAAAAATGAAAAAAGCCAAAATATACTATTTCACACTCACAGATGAACAACGAAAAGAAGAAAAGTTAGAGTGGTTTCAAGACACAAAGTTTAATAAAATCCCTTTTGAGTTAATTCAACCTAGCAAAAAAAATAACTGGATTAATCTAGCTGATAACGATTTTGAGGAATTAATGCCATTAATTGATAAAAAAAATCAAAATACTTTATTTGAGTTTTCTTCTTTAGGAGTTTCTACAAATAGAGATGAATGGGTTTATGATTTTGATGAGAAAAGTTTAAAGGATAAAATGAAGTATTTTGTAAAAGAATACAATAATCTTTTGAAGAAAAATGATAAATCTTGGAAAGGTACGATTAAGTGGAGCAGAGATTTAAAGAAAAAATTTGAACGAAAACAAATACTAGAATTGCAAAATGATTTACTAGTAGAAAGTAACTATAGACCATTTATAAAAAAGAAATGGTATGCAGAAAAGGTATTGAATGATGTTTTTACACAAAACCATTATGATATTTTTGGAGAAGATTTACGACAAGAGAACAGATTGATAACTGTGTATAGTTTAGCATCATCTCACTTACTTTCTTGTTTGTCTACGAATCTCAATTTTGATTTAGCTTTCTTAAAACAAGGTAATGGAGGTGTTTTTTGCCTCCCCCTCTACCGTTACACAAAAGAAGGCAAAAGAATAGATAATATCACGCAATGGGCATTGAATGAATTTCGTAGTCATTATTCCGTAGGTTCGCAGCGTAGTGCGTCCGATGATTCCGTAGATTCGCACCGTCGTACGTATCAAAACACAGAGCCACACGACGGTATGGCTGTACGGGAATTGGAGCGTGAAGATATTTTTCATTATGTGTATGGCGTTCTGCACAATCCAGCGTACCGTAAAAAATATGAATTGAATCTAAAAAGGGAGTTTCCACGCATTCCATTTTATGAAGATTTTTGGTTTTGGGCAGAAAAAGGAAAGGAATTAATGGAATTGCATCTTGATTATGAAAATATAGAAAAATATGAGTTAGAGCGAGAAGAAAAACCTCTCAAAAGTGGCAGTCTCAATAAAGCAAAACTCAAAGCCGACAAGATAAAAAATGAAATTGTTTTGGATAATCTGACCACGCTAAAAAATATCCCTGCTGTGGCTTGGGACTACAAATTGGGCAATAGAAGTGCGCTAGAGTGGATTCTTGACCAGTACAAAGAAAAGAAACCAAGAGATACAACGATTAGAGAAAAATTCAATACCTACAAATTTGAAGATTATAAAGAAGAAGTAATTGAATTGTTGCAGCGTGTTTGTACGGTAAGTGTAAAGACGATGAAGATTGTTGAGGAAATGGAATCCAAATAAATACGCACCCGTATAAATGTATAACGTAGATTCGCACCGTCGTGCGTATCAAAACACAGAGACGCACGACGGTGCGTCTGTACGAATGAAATTAATTTTTAAGTGATTATGGCAAAATATAAAGGAAAATATCGTTCAGAATCGCATCGTTTGAAAGGGTGGGATTATAGCAGTGAAGCAATTTATTTTATTACATTTTGTGTGCAAGATTTCGAATGTTTATTTGGCGATGTTATCGTAGATTCGCACCATCGTGCGAATCTTGAAAATAATGCGAATCCTAAAAATAATGAAATTCAGAATAATGAGATTCGGGATAATGAGACGCACGACGGTGCGTCTGTACGGATATATGATGAATCTGCAAGAATGAATTTGAATCCGTTTGGGAAAATTGTAGAAGAAGAAATTCTAAAATCAATAGAAATACGAAATAATTGGATATTTCACGAATGGGTAGTGATGCCCAATCATGTGCATATGCTGATAGAAATTGAATTTAATGATAATAATACCGTACAGACGCACCGTGGTAAGTCTCAAAATAAAAATAATACAATTCACAACAATACGATTCATGACGATACGATTCACGACAATACAATTCACGACGGTGCGATTCACGACGGTGCGATTCACGACGGTGCGATTCACGACGGTGCGATTCACGACGGTGAATCGCTACTACATCGCCAACCCAATTCTATTTCTTCATTTATCGGAATCTTCAAAACCGTCGTAACAAAACAAATAAACGAATTACGTAATACAAAAGGTGAAAGAATATGGCAACGCAACTATCACGACCACATCGTTAGAAATTATCGTTCTTTTCAAAAAATAGCCAACTACGTTGACCAAAACCCTCAACGTTGGTATGAAGACCGATTTAATCCTACTAAAAAAGACAATAATAAAGGAAACTAAGGCTGAAAATATCTTTTTTGAGCTTGTTGTGTTAAATAAAAATACAGTTTCATTGTAGCAAAGACGTAAATCTTTTTTACTTTGATTAGTATTTTAATGACACCAAAAAAGTTACTTTTTTACCTTCTCAAAAAAATAATTTAGTTCTTCATCAAAAATATCAAACGGAATCTGATGAGCTAAATCATTTCGAAGATGAATAGATAGAGGTTCATTTTCATTCATATCACTCATCAAAATTGGTAATGTATCAAAAGGATTAATCGTATCATCGTGTCTTCCCAAAATCACACGTAAATATTCTTTTCTAGGATTTTTTTCATTATTTACCATCGTTGGTAGCGCAGGTAATTCTTGAATAATACTTCTGTAAGGCAGTGCAGGATTGAAAGCCAAACACGGAATTTGCCAAAACCAAGATAGATAATAAGCTGTCAGTCCACCCATACTACTACCAATGACAAGTTCTATTTTTTGATTCTGATAACGCTTTAATAAAGTCTGAATCGTATAAGGGTCTTTGCGATAATCTATTGAAGGAGCAATCAAGTTATCAGTATATTTTTCTAAAATAACTCGTTTTTCATCAGATAAGAAACTGTCTAAGCCATGTAAATAAAGTGTTTTCATTATTTTTTAAGAAAAAAAGAAGTGTTTTTATATCAAAAATTTATAAAGAGTTGTGTAAAGGTAAGGCAATATCGAATTAATTACATTATTTTTAGTAAATTTAGTTTTCGACCTAAGAGAATAAAGACAAAACAAAGACAAGGTTAAATATAGTTTTATAAGATTTCTATTCAGAAAGCAAAAAAATAGATTCATGGAAAAAAGAACATTCACAAATATTCTAGTTACGTTAGCTGTTTTGGCTTTGATTCCGATTGGTTTTTGGTTGTTTGCTTACCTACAAAATCAACATATAGATTGGAGTGAAACTTATTTTACAGAAAGCAAAGAGCCATATAATAACTACATGGTCTTTAACCTATTGAAGAGTTATAAAACAGAGAAAGAATTTGTTTTTGTAGATAATTTATTGACTGAAAAATTAGCAGAAGAAGAAATAAAAGAAGCAACAACTCCAATATCCTATATTTTTTTAGGACAATATCCTTATTTGTTAGATAATGAAATAGACTCTCTTATGGGTTTTGTAGAAAAAGGAAATACTGCCTTTTTTGCAGCTAACACTATTCCTGATACTTTATTTACGTTATTGGATTTATATCAAGGATATGATTATGCCTACGACTCACTAATTTCTACTAACTTCACAAATACTGCTCTTGCAGAAGAAGAAAACTTTGTCTTTAATTATACAATAAGAAACGAATCAGTAGCCAAGTCTTGGAACTATTTCAATGATTATGCTTTGGATAATAAGGATAATACGAAAGCATTAGGTTTTCTCCATAAAGAGACAAAAATGAGCAAAAGCCATGTATATCAAGGAAAAAATTATAATTCTGATAACAATCAAGAAGAAGAATATACTCAGAGTGATGAAGAAAATTATGATGGGGAATACACAGAAGATGATGTAATGGAAGAAGAAATTCAAAATTATACTAATTTCATTCGTGTAAAATATGGAAAAGGTTATTTCTATTTTCATAAAAACCCAATTCTTTTCACTAATTATTATCTTATTCAAGAAAATGGAAAAAAATATGTAGAAAGAGCTTTTTCGTATCTTCCAGAAGGAAATATTTTGTGGGACGAGCGTTCACATTATCTCAAACAAGGAATACCAGAATATCAAAAACAAGATAGAGGACCTAGTCCATTGAGTTATATTCTTTCTCAACCTTCACTAGCTTGGGGATATTATACATTGCTCATTAGTGCGCTTTTATTTGTCATTTTCAGAGGAAAAAGAATGCAACGTATTATTCCAATTCTAAGAAAAGAGGAAAATACATCTTTAGAATTTACCAAAACAGTAGGGCAACTTTATTATTTGCAAAAAGACCACAAACGCCTTTCTCAACTCAAAATCCGTCTCTTTTTCGATTATGTACGTACTCATTATCACATGAACACACAACATATAGATGACGATTTTAGAAAGAAACTATCTGAACGTTCGGGTATAGATAGAGGACTTATAGATTTGCTTTTAGCTGATATTCAGAAAGTAAACGGACAGCATGAAGTTTCAGAGTGGCTTCTACGACAAATACATACTCAAATACAAGAATTTTATACAAATTCTAAATAAAATAAAAATTTAGAATTAAAAAACTATTAATCACATTTAGCTAATTTATGCAAGATAACACATCGGAAAACTCATCAGAAAATCAGTTTGGAGATACAGGTTTTCAATCTGAAGAAACTACTCATGATTCATCTCAAGAGTCTAGTTTTACGTCTTCTTCCAATCAGCAGTTAGATTTTATTTATCAATCTGTTTCGAAAGTAAAAACCGAAATTCATAAAATAATAATTGGTCAAGATGAAATGATTGATTTGCTTTTAGTAAGTCTGTTTGCTGACGGACACGTACTTTTAGAGGGTGTTCCGGGGGTTGCCAAAACGATTACAGCAAAACTTTTAGCTCGTACACTTTCTATTGATTTTTCAAGGATTCAGTTTACACCTGATATGATGCCGACTGATATTTTGGGTACGACCATATACAGCCTTCAAGAAGCAGAGTTTAATTTTACACCGGGCCCTGTTTTTTCTCAAATTGTTTTGATTGATGAGATAAACCGTGCACCAGCCAAAACACAGGCAGCACTCTTTGAAGTAATGGAAGAGCGTCAAGTAACTATTGACGGAACAACTCACAAAATGAAAGCTCCGTTTTTTGTTATTGCTACTCAAAATCCTATCGAACAAGAAGGAACATACCGTTTGCCAGAGGCGCAACTAGACCGTTTCTTATTTCGTATTAGCTTGGACTACCCTAGTCTTGATGAAGAAAAACAGATTTTGTACCGTTTCAAAAACCAATTGCGAAATGATATTTCTGATGTAAATGCTGTCTTGAAAGGTGAAGATATTTTGGCGTGTCGTAAGATTGTAGAAGAGGTGCATATCAAAGACGAACTCCTAGATTATATTGCCGAAATTACGTATCAAACAAGGAATCATGGCTCACTTTATTTGGGTGCTTCTCCTCGTGCTTCACTAGCTATTATGCGTGCGTCGAAGGCGATGGCAGTTTTGCGTGGTCGTATGTTCGTAACACCAGAAGATATTCAAGAAGTAGCTTATCCAGTCTTAGGACACCGTATTATGATAACACCAGAGCGAGAAATGGAAGGACTGACAGGCGAAGATTTGGTAAAAGAAATGATACAAAAATTAGATGTACCTAGATAAAACTGGTTTTGGAATGTTATTTCAAGACGAAATACTATAACCTTTTAAAAAAGACACTTCAATTTTTTTGGAGTGTCTTTTTTTTGGTTTTCGTTCTCAATGAGATTTTCAAAGATAAAAAATCATCTGATTTTATGTATTTTTGATAATGTTAGAAACACATAATATAGGTCAGTCTCGTAGAGCAGACCGTTTGTAGTCATTTTCTCTCAGTTTTATCAAACGATCTGCCCTTTGGGACTGACCTACTTGTTTGAAAAAAGCCAAAAATTTTATCCAAAAAATAAGAACTAATTTAGTAACTTTGTAAGTTGATAAAACCGACATCCATTTTTTAAATAAACGAATTTGGATAAATACATAAAAAACATTCAAAATGAATAAATTAATTGCTGATATAGACATCGTAGATAAAGCAAGTGAAGCTATACACGAACCTTGCGAAACGGTAGCCAAAACAGCCAATACTGCAAAGGAAGGAGAGCGAAAAC harbors:
- a CDS encoding WG repeat-containing protein, whose protein sequence is MRFLFLLILSFTLFFPSFAQEITRLPVQKDGKWGIIDQNSKKIIPLEYDFVEVGEFNYLLLKKNDNWIATDENGKELLSFTENATEIKVIDSLLIAYKSKGANQENKYTFLSKNGGKTEAVFDRVLRMRNSYALGYKNETKKYDLISPNAKNLIESIDTAYFLSSPNIKIQSNVILAKKRKEEFLPNLQDETLAQKQLYNITLLPNGYVSFGAGRPLGVADTDGNVVVEPKYASIVALSMDYLALKAPTADWLLFDLKAKKAITEAEYSFFEVVEIDINKNKKQIRITACKDSKCGVMDNKANFILQPTYSQIYNLQNVLFVGKNESNKWSILDTNGKVVLKQNFDLVYDFTEYSPFTKVTTPKGDGIIDKDGKLILNPIYTGIDIFVKKKGEAIVFAYQNEKITVLEFSTANNFTIKKKETVFPSFQALSSNYAKLDKPEVFTAQLANRLSTDYRWFQNPNTKKWHLLNKKREPAFKEGFDVISVEPIAGFTLGRNNVNGSLSAAALIDHKNGKLISQNKLFYAQLEDFRTADVARAYADSTKENAILTKAGLLVTEIAGQTIDSMTYFSENRLPIKAGGKYGLMDEKGQVILPPTYSFIFPFENGTAKVKIGEHFKLIDKEGKTLLIPEYDYIGSFENGMALIVKDKKVGVTNNKGQLIIEPQYERLSIESGIIRARKDGKWGIVNTQNKPLLPFEYQYISTFSENTAIIRKNNLWGFLSIQNNAPKIILEPSIKADFINEIRNGMAKVSSGRYIEEDGYGTKNAYYKQNGIIKTNGDWILEQKYSFIEDNIFETNTAQSQDLVLIEQNNKVGYADKTGKIIVEPLYDNIENNFSEVYYSKTGISEVKKNNLIGYINHEGKQILPLEFSKVNNFYGIYDVKDAVTVAQKGNRKYGTIDRHNNTIIPFEYDFIGMDNRNDTLSFVKQNNKWGVINPFGKTVVPIRYSSVKYLQKPNTKKALIEVFLDSSVVSYLDKKGNFLEDNPNKNLIIVKQGGKFGIKTDTNAETFLVNPSYDFIEEFGKVGKTSWAKVGIKNPKNPKQLLYGIIDNKGNTILETDYLEIGILSEGKIAVQQNHKSRDKQLFGYLDENGKKVIDFQYYKAFPFSDNMAKVDLSRAGTKWSYIDEKGEVVIKSAYTSGSDFGEGMAVGEVFLIDKTGKRISRLPYRSVKAVGNYKNGFENGVIGLQTERGFIHLKKDGTPLYNSYFDSLTTFRNGIAFVKTGEKYQLLRRSTENPDTVRLNFSATAMRNYQSKHKTNRKIKTKYGETIVDLGFEKVDDGYWLMINESGSFVSPTRYEAISVLPTSTILVTSGVYGYSDLDGKWILQPSFEARQYVQGYVIRLERAGKITYLGLDGKVIWEE
- a CDS encoding N-6 DNA methylase, producing MSVQLIRHYQRELSKAKDLGVRNEMGLKRPFSNLLYALCQTKNLTLVEEISIKNAEGKTIRPDGIVKGVNRLDWGYWESKDEADDIEDEIKKKFAKGYPNDNIIFEDTNQAILYQNGKRVATAAMQDEGKDLYSLLQQFVSFERPEYTLFRQALEDFKVDIPPIIKELRALMDEEAKTNTDFVKARNKFLQICQDSINPEITKKDVREMLVQHILTQDIFNTIFDEADFHRSNNIASELGNVLKTFFTKNIKKNFYPKIRNYYSTIKTVAARIEDVREKQTFLKVIYEDFYKAYNPKGADRLGIVYTPNEIVRFMIESTDHLLYEHFGKELLSEGVEILDPATGTGTFITDLIDYFPSSKKEQIRHKYQNELHANEVSILPYYIANLNIEYAYQQKTGEYKEFENLVFVDTLDNMGFGFTGKQNELFTSLSAENLERIKKQNSKKISVIIGNPPYNANQQNENDNNKNRTYPEIDKRIKATYIKESTAQKTKVYDMYSRFYRWAMDRLGEEGIIAFVTNRSFIDSRTFDGFRKCIKEEFDHVYIVDTKSDVRANPKIAGTTHNVFGIQTGVAIMFLIRKK
- a CDS encoding transposase; translated protein: MHFESETLYHIYNQGNNQETIFLEKADYVVFLYKIKERIAPFCQIINYCLMPNHYHFIINATEESSELIKLGGININKLTNGFRLLNSLYANQFNEKYKRSGSLFRQKTKAKSLEYSHKDYPFICFNYVHQNPIKAGLCEKMEDWEFSSFRDYWGVRNGKLINKEFAFELIDISENKEIFYEDSYCNILDDDIKELYL
- a CDS encoding type ISP restriction/modification enzyme — translated: MKKAKIYYFTLTDEQRKEEKLEWFQDTKFNKIPFELIQPSKKNNWINLADNDFEELMPLIDKKNQNTLFEFSSLGVSTNRDEWVYDFDEKSLKDKMKYFVKEYNNLLKKNDKSWKGTIKWSRDLKKKFERKQILELQNDLLVESNYRPFIKKKWYAEKVLNDVFTQNHYDIFGEDLRQENRLITVYSLASSHLLSCLSTNLNFDLAFLKQGNGGVFCLPLYRYTKEGKRIDNITQWALNEFRSHYSVGSQRSASDDSVDSHRRTYQNTEPHDGMAVRELEREDIFHYVYGVLHNPAYRKKYELNLKREFPRIPFYEDFWFWAEKGKELMELHLDYENIEKYELEREEKPLKSGSLNKAKLKADKIKNEIVLDNLTTLKNIPAVAWDYKLGNRSALEWILDQYKEKKPRDTTIREKFNTYKFEDYKEEVIELLQRVCTVSVKTMKIVEEMESK
- a CDS encoding transposase, coding for MAKYKGKYRSESHRLKGWDYSSEAIYFITFCVQDFECLFGDVIVDSHHRANLENNANPKNNEIQNNEIRDNETHDGASVRIYDESARMNLNPFGKIVEEEILKSIEIRNNWIFHEWVVMPNHVHMLIEIEFNDNNTVQTHRGKSQNKNNTIHNNTIHDDTIHDNTIHDGAIHDGAIHDGAIHDGAIHDGESLLHRQPNSISSFIGIFKTVVTKQINELRNTKGERIWQRNYHDHIVRNYRSFQKIANYVDQNPQRWYEDRFNPTKKDNNKGN